TGATGATTTGGTTGCGGTCGAACTCGGCGGTTTCGCTGCCCGACAACATCACCGTACTTCCGCCTTGATTCATCATAATCGGCAAATCGTCCTGTTTCGGATTCAGCAGGCTTTGCCCGAATGTATAAACCGGCTGTTTCACACCGATAATATCGGCAAAAGTCGGCAGCAAATCATATTGCGAGGCCTGCCAACCGTAGCGCGCCGCTTGCTCGCCCGACTCGAAAATAATCAGCGGAATATGGAACCGCTCGACCGCTTTGCTGTCGGGCGTGCCGCTATTCAGGGTGTGGTCGGCGGTAATCACAAAAACCGTATCTTTATACCAAGTTTGCTGCTTGGCATATTCCATAAACTGGTGCAGCGACCAGTCGCTGTATTTCAAGGTATTCAAAAATCCTTGTTCGCTGCGGTTGTCATGCGGATGAAGATGGAATTCTTTGCCGGGATCGGCAAACGGCTCATGCGTGGTTCCGCTGAAGAAAAAGGCAAAAAACGGTTTGGGCTGTTCGCTGATTTTCTTACCCAAAAACATCAGACTGTCGTAATCCCAGCCGAAAGCCGGAGTCTCCTGCGGATATTCGCGCAGCAGGGGAATGTCTTCCTTACCGTAATACTCTTGAAAACCCAATGCTTTGGCGATACCGTCCATATGGAAAGAGCGGCGGTTGGACGACTGCACCATCAGCGTACGGTAGCCTTGCTTTCCCGCCAACTCGGCAATGCGGCTCATATTGTTCAACTCCAAGCCGAAGCCCAACGGCTGCCTGTCTGGCAGAGCGGGAACCGAACTTAACGATGCCTGAATGCCGATAATGCTGCGTTGCCCTGCCGCATAGAAATGATCCCAAACGCGGCTGTGTCTGATTAAATTATCGGTATACGGGGTCGCTTTGAAATTGTTGCCGGACAAGCCGTCGATAAAGCGGTAGCTCCAACTTTCCAATAAAATAAATACGACATTTTTCCCACCGGCTTGAGCGCTCGGCTGATAACGAAAAGCATCGGGATAGGCCGTCTGAAAATTTTGCATTTCTTTATCATCAAGATATTTCAGCGGAATCTGGTTTTGACGGTCTTTCACTGCGTCCAACGTCACCAATGCGCCGTTCAAAGTCAGATTGGCCTGCTGCTGGCCGGTTCCGTTAAACGCATCCACCGCATTCAGGGGTTTGCCGCTGACCACCATACCTCGGGCCAAAAACACATAACACACCAGTAAAACCGCACTTTGCGCCACACGAACAACAAAGCGGCTGGGCAAGCCGCCGTCTTCCGGCCGAACCACCCACTTCAGCCACAGCCACCACATAACGGCTAAAAACAGCACACCGCCGACGGTATATCCCAAACGCGAGCTGAAGGCCGTCTGAAAAATAAAGCCCACATCACCACCGATGTTCAGCAAATCGCCACCGATATGGCGGTTCACTTCACCGAAATAGGCAATATCCGCCATCTGCAGCCCGACCAATACCGTCAACACCACACCGCACACCAAAGCCGCCCAACGCCGCAAGCGTCTTCCCTGCACTTTTTGCCACGGCAAAACCAGCAACAACAAAAACGGCGAATAAGCCAATACGGCCAGTTTCAAATCAAATCTGCTGCCCGACAGCAAGGCAGCCGGCAAAGAGGCTTCTTGGAAATAATCGTGATGTACCGCAAAAAGTGCGCCGCGCATCAAAGCGAAAACAGCAACGGTAAACAATAAAATACGGAATGGTAGGCGAATCATAATCACACACACAAAACAGGCCGGTTTAAAGTAAGCAGGCCGTTTGAATATTTCAGACGGCCTCTATATACATCAAGCAAACATCGGTATCAATCTTCAACCGGTTTTTCGGCTGCAACCTGATCAATCAGGTGCGAAATACTCATACCGCGCTCCAATGATTCATCATAAATAAAATGCAGTTCGGGCGTACGGAACAATTTAATCCGCTTCGACAATTCACTGCGCAAAAAGCCTTTGGCATGCTCCAAAGCCTCTGCGGTTACCTCGCGCGTCGCATCGTCCAGCACCGTATAGTAAACGGTAGCATGGCTGTAATCGCGGGTTACCTCCACATCGTTAATCGTGATAAAACCGGCACGGGGATCTTTCAAACCCTTGCGGACAAGTTCTGCCAACTCGCGCATTACCTGCTCTTTAACCCGGTCGACCCGTGCATAACCTCGGGTATTCTTTCTCATGTTTTTTCCTTATATTCTGCAATTTTGCCGAAAGCCCTGCCAAAGCGGCCTTGACCGCTGCCGCCCGAACGCGCAACGGCTGATTTGCCGTGTTTGCCTGCGCAGTCAGCCACGCTTTTCTTTGTCCGCCACCAGCACAAAGATGATTCTTTTAAGCCAACTGCGGCAATATACATGGCTGCTTGAGCTTTACCGTATTTTTCAGACGGCCTCTGATTCGGGCTCTGTATTATATAGCATTTCCCCAACCGCCGAGACGGCTGAAATAAAACCGCACTTTTCCAAACAGACAAAGCCTGATGAAAAAGTGCAGTTTGTTCGGATTTTAAAGCCGATAATATCCGCCTGCTTACAGAGAACGTGCCACTTCGACGATTTCAAATACTTCCAATTGGTCGCCTTCGATAATGTCGTTATAGTTTTTCAACATCAAGCCGCACTCGTAGCCCATACGGACTTCTTTAACGTCGTCTTTGAAGCGTTTCAGAGAAGCCAGTTCGCCGGTGTGGATAACTACGTTGTTGCGGATCAAGCGTACATGCGAATCGCGCTTCACGATACCGTCGGTAACCATACAGCCGGCAATATTGCCCACTTTCGATACGGTAATTACCTGACGGATTTCCACTGAACCGATAACCTGTTCTTTCTCTTCCGGCGCCAACATACCGCTCATCGCCGCTTTCACATCATCGATGGCATCGTAGATGATGTTGTAGTAACGGATTTCGATGTCCTCGCCTTCTGCCAACTTACGCGCAGAAGCATCGGCACGGACGTTAAAGCCGATAATGAACGCCCCGGAAGCAATGGCCAAGTTCACATCGCTTTCAGTAATACCGCCCACACCGCTGTGCAATACGTTGACTTTAACTTCATCTGTAGACAGTTTTTTCAAGCTGCCGGCCAACGCTTCATACGAACCCTGAACATCGGCTTTGATAATCACAGACAAAGATTGAGCCTGGTTTTCGCCCATGTTGTTGAACATATTTTCCAACTTGGCGGCCTGCTGTTTGGCCAAACGTACATCGCGGTATTTACCTTGACGGAACAGGGCAATCTCGCGGGCTTTCTTCTCGTCGGTCAATACAATCGCATCTTCACCGGCATTCGGTACGTCCGACAAGCCGAGAATCTCAACCGGAATAGAAGGGCCGGCTTCTTCAATGGCATTGCCGTTTTCATCGGTCATGGCACGCACTTTACCGAAAGCCGTACCCGCCAACAGCATATCGCCCTTGCGTAAAGTACCGCTTTGAACCAGTAATGTCGCTACCGCACCGCGTCCTTTGTCCAAGCGCGCTTCTACGATAATGCCTTTTGCAGGCGCTTCTACCGGTGCTTTCAGCTCCAATACTTCCGCTTCCAACAATACAGCCTCCAGCAAAGCATCGATATTCAAGCCTTGTTTGGCCGATACGTTGACAAACTGAACATCACCGCCCCATTCGTCCGGCACCACTTCGTGTGCGGTCAATTCCTGGCGGATACGTTCCGGATTGGCTGACTCTTTATCAATTTTGTTGACTGCCACCACAATCGGCACACCTGCCGCTTTGGCATGGGCAATCGCTTCAATGGTTTGCGGCATTACGCCGTCATCGGCAGCCACCACCAAAATCACAATATCGGTCGCTTTCGCACCGCGTGCACGCATGGCGGTAAACGCTTCGTGACCCGGTGTATCCAAGAAAGTTACCACGCCGCGCGGCGTTTCGACATGATATGCACCGATATGCTGGGTAATACCGCCGGCCTCGCCTTGTACCACTTTAGAGCGGCGGATGAAGTCCAGCAATGAAGTTTTACCGTGGTCAACGTGACCCATTACCGTGACAACCGGCGGACGGCTTACTTCTGCCACCTCAGCCAATTCGGCACCGTCATCCAAGAATGCTTCAGGATCATCTGCGGCGGCAGGTTTACCGATGTGGCCCAGTTCTTCTACCACAATCAGAGCCGTATCTTGGTCGATAGATTGGTTGATGGTTACCATCATGCCCATTTTCATCAAGGCCTTAACCACTTCTACGCCTTTTACTGCCATTTTGTGTGCCAAATCGGCTACGGTAATGGTTTCCGGCACCAATACTTCATGCACTACCGGCTCGGTCGGTGTTTGGAACGCATGTTGGTTCGGCTCCAGCTTCAACTGTTTTTTGCCTTTTTTGCCGCCACGTGTACGCTCTTCGTCACGGCCTGCGTTTCGGTCGCGGTTCTTACCGTTTTTCGCATTGCGCGGACGCATTTCTTCGTCACGGTTGTGGCGGTCTTCTTTTTTATTACGTGCCGGATTGGCCGGAGCCGCTTTTGCGCTTTCACTCACTACAGGTGCGGGTTTGGCAGTAGGCTTGGCCGAACGCTGTTCAAGCTGCTTCGCTTCTTTGGCCGTCTTGGCTTCCTGTTGCGCCTGCTGCTTCATCGCATCGCGACGTGCCTGACGCTCCTGTTTTTCTTTCAGCAAAGCTTCCTGATGGGCGCGCAAAGCGGCAGCCCTGCGGGCTTCTTCATCACGTTGCGCCTGCTCTGCTTCGCTGACAACAGGCTGAGGTGCAGCGTTTTCATTTTTCGCTTGCGGCTTGTTGTGTTTCGCTTTAGCAGGCTTGGCCGCTTTCTCAGCTTTGTCTGATTTTTCAGACGGCCTTTCTTCGCCAGACTTCTCAGCCTGCGGCTTTTCGGTTTTTTCAACAGCCTTGGACGCTTCTTCGGCTTTGCGCACCGCTTCCGCTTCGGCTTTAGCTTTGGCCGCCGCTTCCTCGGCTTCACGCTCGGCACGCGCTTTTGCTTCGGCTTCCTCCGCAGCTTTGCGGGCTTGCGCCTGTTCGGCTTCTAATTTGGCTTTGGCTTGTGCAGCCAATTCTTCTGCCGACGGAATGGTTACGGAACGGCCGCGACGACGGGTTTCTACCTGAACACCGCCTACCGTGCTGACTTCGGCTTTTTTACGGCTGATACTGATCGTACCGCTGTCACTACCGTGGGATTTCTGCAAATAAGCCAACAACAACTGTTTGTCATCGGAAGTAATCACATCGCTGCCGCTGTTTTTTTCCACACCGGCACTTTTTAATTGTTTCAGCAAATCGGCAACCGGCTTTTTCAGCTCGGCCGCAAATTGTTCTACGGTTGTGTTGCTCATGCATTACCCTCCGTACTTTCTTCATTGAACCAATGTTCACGGGCCGCCAAAATCACTTTTTTAGCATCTTCCTCATGTACACCGGTAATTTCGATTAATTCATCTACAGACAGCTCAGCCAAATCGTCACGGGTCGTCACACCGGCTTGTGCCAAATTGCGCAACATATCCTGATCGATGCCTTCCAATTCGCGCATATCGTCTGCTACATCTTCTAATTTTTCTTCGGAAGCAATCGCCTGAGTCAGCAATGCATCACGTGCACGGTTTCTCAACATTTCAACAACCTGTTCGTCAAAACCGTCGATTTCCAGCAATTCTTCGGCAGGCACGTAAGCCACTTCTTCCAATGTTGCAAAACCTTCCTGAACCAGAATATTGGCAGTTTCCGTATCCACATTCAGATTTTCGATAAACAGATTGCGGATTGCTTCATCTTCAGCCGCATGGCGCTCTTCCGCTTCGGCAACCGTCATGATATTCAACTGCCAACCGGTCAAATCCGCAGCCAAACGCACATTTTGACCGCCTCTGCCAATTGCCAAAGCCAGTTGGTCTTCAGCAACTATCACATCCACCGAATGTTTATCTTCATCGATCAAAATACGGGTCACTTCGGCAGGAGACAATGCGTTAATCACAAACTGCGCTGTTTCCGGAGACCATAAAACCACATCGATACGCTCGCCGGCCAACTCATTGGTTACCGCATTGACACGCGAACCGCGTACACCGATACACGTTCCTTGCGGATCGATACGCTGGTCGTTTGCTTTAACTGCGATTTTGGCACGTTGGCCCGGGTCTCTGGCCACTTCTTTAATTTCCAGCAAGCCGTCTTCGATTTCCGGCACTTCCATCGCAAACAGTTTCACCAGGAAATCGTTTGAAGTACGACTTACCACAACCTGTTTACGGCCGGAATTACCGATTTCATCCACACGTAAAAACGCAACGCGAACACGGTCGCCGTTACGGAAATTCTCACGAGGAATCATTTGATCGCGCGGTAACAATGCGTCCAAGCGGTTGATTTCCAAAATCACACCGTGACGCTCGACGCGTTTAACGGTACCCATAATGATGTCGTCTTTGCGGACCAAAAATTCACCCAGAATCTGTTCGCGCTCCGCATCACGGATACGCTGCAGAATGATTTGTTTCGCAGTTTGCGCAGCCTGACGGCCGAAGCCCTCGTTCTCAAGCTGCTCTTCGTAATATTCGCCGATTTGGATCGTTGTACCCGGAATTTCCTCTTGAATCTCTTCAATGGTTTTTTCCACATCCGGATAAGTGTAGTCTTCGTCGGCCACAATCAGCCAACGGCGGAAAGTACGGTATTCCCCGGTGTTGCGGTCGATTTCGACGCGCACATCCATATGTTCTCTATCTGCTTTTTTCTTTGCAGCAGTACTCAACGCAAACTCAAGCGCTTCGAAAACCACTTCTGTATTAACGTTTTTTTCGCTGGCCAGTGCTTCTGCCAACAGCAGCATTTCACGACTCATGGTTAAAATTCTCCATTAATCTCATTAATAGTATTTTTAAAATTTAAATTCGGGGCGCAGGCGGGCTTTATCGATATTGCCCAACTCGATATCGACGGTTTTACCGTCAAAAGCAACGCGCACAATGTCGTTTTCACAATTTTCGATAGTGCCGATAAAGTTTTTTTGGCCGTCTATCGGCAAGCGCGTTTTGATTTTGGCCTGCTGTCCGCTAAAACGAACAAAATCTGAAGCTTTTTTCAACGGACGATCCAATCCCGGGCTGGAGATTTCCAAGCGTTTATAATCTACGTCTTCCACCATAAACAAGCGGCTGAGATGGTTGCTGACTGTTGCACAGTCTTCAACCGTAATGCCGCCTTCTTTATCGATAAACACACGCAGATCGCCTTGAGCGGTCAACTCGAAATCCACTAATTCGTAACCCAAGCCGGGCAGGGTTTTATCCAAGATGGTTTGAATATCCATTTTGCTCCACTGAAAAATAAAAAAATGGCCCGATGGCCATTTTTCCTGAAATTGAAAAATTTATTTATTATAACCTGTTTATCTGTAAAAGAAAAGTACGAAATCGATATATTCTTTTTTCTCAAGGCCGTCTGAAATCCGGTTTCCCGGAATCAGCTTCTTCAAACGCCCTTTCCGCCAGCCTGCTTTCTAAAACATTTCCACCTATCCGATCTAACCCCACGCTAGTTGCCGAAATACGCCCATACATTTTTAAAGAAGAAAATTAAGTGTTATTCACTGCAAAATTACAATAAATAGTGAATAACACTTATTTATAATTTAAAAATCCAAATTTTTATTATTAATCACTAAGACAAATTAGCGGGATTAGATACGGAATCAGCATAAGCCGGGTTGCAGAAAACGCTGCCGAAGTCTAGAATCAAACGCTAACATTTATATATTAAAGCTGCTGATCATTCTCAATATGGTTTGGCATAACCGATAATCTATAAAGGACAAGCAACCATGCTGCCGACACCGATTTACAATTTTTCAGCCGGGCCTGCTATTTTGCCGGAATCTGTTTTACGTACTGCACAAAGCGAAATGTTTGACTATAACGGTACGGGCTTCTCCGTAATGACGATGAGCCACCGCTCGGAAGTGTTTATGAGCATTCTTTACCATGCCGAACAAGATCTTCGTCAATTAATGAATATTCCCGACAATTACAAAGTTTTGTTTCTGCAAGGCGGTGCCAGCGCACAATTCAACCAAGTAGTCATGAACTTTGCCAACGGTTTCAAACGTGTCGATTCGGTGGTTACTGGCAACTGGTCGCGCATTGCCCACTCGCAAATGGGTAAACTTTCGGATGCCGAAATCCATTTGGCGGCGCACGGCGGCGAAATGTACAACTACCAAAATCTGCCTCCCGTATCGTCTTGGGACATCAGCAAAGACTCTGCCTTTGTCCACTTCGTCATCAATGAGACCGTACACGGCCTGCAATACCGCGAAGTACCGAAATTGGAAGACGGCATGCCGCCACTGATTTGCGATATGTCTTCCGAATTGCTGTCGCGCAAAATCAATGTTGAAGACTTCGGCGTTATCTATGCCGGTGCACAAAAGAACATCGGCCCTTCCGGTGCAACAATCGTCATCATCCGCGAAGATCTGCTCGACCGCTGTTCCGACCGTATCCCCGACGTATGGAACTACAAATCGCATATTGAAAAACAAGGTATGTACAATACGCCGGCCACTTATCCGATTTACATTTCCGGCTTGGTATTCCGCTGGCTGCAATCCCAAGGCGGTGTAGCGCAAATGGAAACCATCAACACCCTGAAAGCCAAAACGCTGTACAACGCCATCGACGGCAGCGGCGGCTTCTATATCAACAATGTCCATCCCGGCGCGCGTTCCAAAATGAACGTGATTTTCACAACCGGCAATGCGGAACTGGACGAGCTGTTTGCCCAAGAATCCACCACACGCGGACTGCAACTGCTGCGCGGCTACAAATCCATGGGTGGCATGCGTGCCAGCATCTACAACGCCATGACTCTGCAAGGCGTAGAAGCATTAATCGATTTCATGAAAGAATTCCAACGTAGATACGGTTAATTTGCCGCAATCCAATACAGACAGCCGTTTCTCCATCATTTAAAGAGACGGCTGTTTTTTTATTGACATCCGATACTGCAAGCACTCTACCAGCTGCCTGAACATTTAGGCCGTCTGGAAATTAGGCCGTCTGAAATTTAGGCCGTCTGAAATTTAGGCCGTCTGAAATTTAGGCCGTCTGAAATTTAGGCCGTCTGAAATTTAGGCCGTCTGAAATTTAGGCCGTCTGAAATTTAGGCCGTCTGAAATTTAGGCCGTCTGAAATTTAGGCCGTCTGAAATTTAGGCCGTCTGAAATTTCAATATGCGCAGATTGACAGCTAATCGGCAAGGGCGTAAGTTGAAGCGAAACATACTATTCCAACAGAAAGCAAATTATGCGGCTTAACGATTCCAACCTACTGAAAAATCTGTGCTATATCAACGGCACATGGCATAACGAGGATAACGGAAAACGTATCCCCGTTATCAATCCTGCCAACGGCAACCTGCTTGCCGATGTTCCCGATATGGGCAAAGCAGAAACTAAAGCGGCAGTTACGTCTGCCCAAACCGCGCTTCCTGCTTGGTCAGCGCTTCCGGCTTCCGAACGCAGCCGTTTACTGAAGCGGTGGTTTGAGCTGGTGATGCAGCACCAAGAAGATCTGGCACACATTCTGACTTACGAACAAGGCAAACCGTTAGCCGAAGCGCGCGGCGAAATTGCCTACGGCGCATCTTATATCGAGTGGTTTGCCGAAGAAGCGAAACGGATTTACGGCGAAACCCTGCCCTCATCCAACAGCGACCAACGCCTAACCGTACTGCGCCAACCGGTTGGCGTTTGCGCCGCCATCACCCCGTGGAATTTTCCCAATGCCATGATTACCCGGAAAGTAGCGCCGGCATTGGCAGCAGGCTGTACTTTCATTCTCCGGCCGGCTTCCAAAACACCGCTTTCCGCGCTTGCACTCGCCGAATTGGCCGACCGTGCGGGCGTTCCGCCCGGCGTATTCAATGTGATTACCGGTAATGCCGCCGAAATCGGTTCAGTATTAACCGGTGATCAGCGCATACGTAAATTCAGCTTTACCGGCTCAACCGAAACCGGTAAAAAATTGATGGCTCAATGCTCGGCAACAGTAAAAAGGGTTTCTTTAGAACTAGGTGGTAACGCGCCTTTTATCGTATTTGACGACGCGGACTTGGATGCAGCCGTTGCGGGCGCCGTTGCCAGCAAATTCCGCAATGCCGGCCAAACCTGCGTCTGTACCAACCGTTTTTATGTGCAGGCAGATGTTTACGAAGCATTTATAGAAAAACTGACCCGTGCCGTACAACAGTTAAAAGTCGGCAACGGCTGGGATGAAGGCGTAACCATCGGCCCGGTTATCGACCGTCAATCGATAGAAAAAATACGGCAGCTTCTCGACAATGCTGTCGGACAAGGGGCTGATATTACATGCGGCGGTTTTTCAGACGGCCTCTTTTTCCAACCGACCGTAATTTCCGGTGCAACGCAAACAATGGCTGTGGCACATGAAGAAATCTTCGGCCCGCTTGCGCCCGTATTCCGTTTTACCGATGAGGCGGAAGCAGTAAAATTGGCAAACGATACCGAATACGGGCTCGCCGCCTATTTTTACAGCCGAGATATCGGACGCATCACCCGCGTCAGCGAAGCATTGGAATACGGCATGGTCGGTGTTAACACCGGTTTGATTTCCAATGCCGCTGCACCGTTCGGAGGCATCAAACAATCCGGTTTCGGCCGTGAAGGCTCGCGCCACGGCTTAGATGAATATTTGGAAATGAAATATATTGCTTTGGCAGGTGTTAATTCATAAATACAAAATACCCCATGGCTTGCAAGCCATAAAAAAGGCCGTCTGAAATTTCAGACGGCCTTCGATATATGCTGAATACGGTTTCGCTTTTATCCGGTAAAGCGTTTGAACACCAAAGTACCGTTGGTACCGCCAAAACCGAACGAGTTGGAAATCGCAACATCAATCTTCACGTCGCGCGCTTCGTTGGCACAATAATCCAAATCGCAACCTGACTCGATATCCTGCTCGAAAATATTGATGGTTGGCGGAGATTTTTGATCGTGAACGGCTAAAACACTATACACGGCTTCCACACCGCCGGCCGCACCCAATAAGTGGCCGGTCATAGATTTGGTAGAATTCACCACGACTTTCTTCGCATGATCACCCAATGCCAACTTAATGGCGTTGGTTTCGTTTGCATCACCCAAAGGCGTAGACGTGCCGTGTGCATTCACATAGTCGACACTGGTCGGATCCAAACCCGCATCTTTCAACGCACGGTTTACAGCCAAAGCAGGGCCTTCGACATTCGGCGCGGTAATATGGAAGGCATCGGAACTCATACCGAAACCCACCAACTCTGCATAAATTTTTGCACCGCGTTTTTTAGCGTGTTCCAATTCTTCCAACACCAGCACACCGGCGCCCTCACCCATCACAAAACCGTCGCGGCCTTTGTCCCACGGACGAGATGCGGTCAGCGGATCGTCGTTGCGCGTTGACAGGGCTTTCATTGCGGCAAAACCGCCCATACCCAAAGTACATACCGCACCTTCCGCACCGCCGGCAACCATTACATCGGCATCACCGTATTTGATCATGCGGGCCGAATCGCCGATAGAGTGCGCACCGGTGGTACAGGCAGAAACCATGCCGTAACTTGGGCCGCGATAGCCTTTCAAAATGGTTACATGACCTGCAATCAGGTTAATCAGCGAACCCGGAATAAAGAAAGGATTGATTTTGCGTGCACCGCTTTCCAAAACGACTTTGCCGGTCGCCTCAATGCTCGGCAAACCGCCGATGCCCGAACCGATATTCACGCCTACCCGGTCTTTATCCAAACCTTCCACATCGTCCAAACCCGAATCGGCGATGGCTTGCAGCGCAGCTGCGATACCGTAGTGGATAAACGCATCCATGCGACGGGCTTCTTTGGGGCTGATATAGTCGCCGATTTCAAAATCTTTTACTTCGCCTGCAATCTGGCAGGCCAAGTCAGAGGCATCAAAACGGGTAATTTTGCCGATACCGCTTTTACCTGCCAGCAAATTGCTCCATGCAGTGGCAACATCGTTACCAACAGGCGATACTTGACCCAAACCGGTGATGACTACTCTTCTCTGACTCATAATTATCTCGCTGAATAGAATCCGTAAACGCTGCATTCGGCCCAATACCGACCGTGGCCGTCTGAATTCTGTATTTATGAATGAAAAGCCTCTGTGGCAGGAAATCCCGCAGCAGAGGCTGTTCGGTATTAGACCACGATATTAAGCAGAGTGTGCTTGAACGTAGTCGATTGCCAATTGTACGGTAGTGATTTTTTCTGCTTCTTCATCAGGAATTTCGCAACCGAAAGCTTCTTCCAAAGCCATAACCAGCTCAACGGTATCCAGAGAGTCTGCGCCCAAATCATCTTGGAATGAAGATTCGTTTTTCACTTCAGCTTCATTTACACCCAATTGCTCAGCAACAATTTTCTTAACTTGTTGTTCGATATTTGACATGTTGGTCATTCCTTATATGCCTGTATACGGCGGGTTTGAAAAATGTGTTCCGGCACATTGTACCGAATCAATTTAGAGTTTTCCATCTAAAACACGGCTTTTTTTGCCTGCCTGCAGGAAAATCCAACCGTGTTTGTTTATCGCGCATATTATCATAGGCTTATTTTAACCTACAAGCAGCTTTTAATTTTAATTTAAAAACAATAAATTAAATTAAAAACCAGCTAAAATCGCAACAAAAATAACTAACGAAATTATCTTTACAGTATGCCGTTCGCTTTTTTTGCAACATCAAATTACGCGATGCTTTTCTTCAAAAATACCAAAACCGCCGCCAACTCTGCGGCCGTCTGTTCTTGGGTTCCGTTTCCCGTATGCCCTCCTGATGATGGGGCGTACAGTCTGCAATGCGGCGAATATTCTTTTAATTTGGCATAAAACTTCAAGGCATGAGCCGGATGGACGCGGTCGTCGCTCAAATTAGTCGTGATTAAAGCGGGCGGATAGTT
Above is a genomic segment from Neisseria weaveri containing:
- the acpP gene encoding acyl carrier protein encodes the protein MSNIEQQVKKIVAEQLGVNEAEVKNESSFQDDLGADSLDTVELVMALEEAFGCEIPDEEAEKITTVQLAIDYVQAHSA
- a CDS encoding NAD-dependent succinate-semialdehyde dehydrogenase, yielding MRLNDSNLLKNLCYINGTWHNEDNGKRIPVINPANGNLLADVPDMGKAETKAAVTSAQTALPAWSALPASERSRLLKRWFELVMQHQEDLAHILTYEQGKPLAEARGEIAYGASYIEWFAEEAKRIYGETLPSSNSDQRLTVLRQPVGVCAAITPWNFPNAMITRKVAPALAAGCTFILRPASKTPLSALALAELADRAGVPPGVFNVITGNAAEIGSVLTGDQRIRKFSFTGSTETGKKLMAQCSATVKRVSLELGGNAPFIVFDDADLDAAVAGAVASKFRNAGQTCVCTNRFYVQADVYEAFIEKLTRAVQQLKVGNGWDEGVTIGPVIDRQSIEKIRQLLDNAVGQGADITCGGFSDGLFFQPTVISGATQTMAVAHEEIFGPLAPVFRFTDEAEAVKLANDTEYGLAAYFYSRDIGRITRVSEALEYGMVGVNTGLISNAAAPFGGIKQSGFGREGSRHGLDEYLEMKYIALAGVNS
- the fabF gene encoding beta-ketoacyl-ACP synthase II, with product MSQRRVVITGLGQVSPVGNDVATAWSNLLAGKSGIGKITRFDASDLACQIAGEVKDFEIGDYISPKEARRMDAFIHYGIAAALQAIADSGLDDVEGLDKDRVGVNIGSGIGGLPSIEATGKVVLESGARKINPFFIPGSLINLIAGHVTILKGYRGPSYGMVSACTTGAHSIGDSARMIKYGDADVMVAGGAEGAVCTLGMGGFAAMKALSTRNDDPLTASRPWDKGRDGFVMGEGAGVLVLEELEHAKKRGAKIYAELVGFGMSSDAFHITAPNVEGPALAVNRALKDAGLDPTSVDYVNAHGTSTPLGDANETNAIKLALGDHAKKVVVNSTKSMTGHLLGAAGGVEAVYSVLAVHDQKSPPTINIFEQDIESGCDLDYCANEARDVKIDVAISNSFGFGGTNGTLVFKRFTG